Proteins encoded together in one Chryseobacterium taklimakanense window:
- a CDS encoding bacteriophage T4 gp5 trimerisation domain-containing protein, giving the protein MHSHPDRPFVMGGVFHGGTALGGGSGNSVKSIMTRSGHKIIFTEDESIIITDKSGNEIHLDTSGSNINITALETMTLNCKNMFINVGENMSTSVGQNQSNNVGQNRDESIGMNSSQSIGMNSTQSVGAIKMTSVVGDASVFITGKLTEMIEGDVHSETKQGKTVVNSEQGIETSTSGQIKKDAQGNIDNRSGEIGKSH; this is encoded by the coding sequence ATGCACAGCCATCCGGACCGGCCTTTCGTGATGGGCGGCGTGTTCCATGGCGGGACAGCGCTGGGCGGCGGAAGCGGCAATTCTGTAAAATCCATCATGACGCGCAGCGGCCACAAAATTATTTTTACCGAGGACGAAAGCATTATCATCACGGACAAATCTGGCAACGAGATACATCTGGACACTAGCGGAAGCAATATCAATATCACCGCGCTGGAGACGATGACCTTAAACTGCAAGAATATGTTCATCAATGTGGGTGAGAATATGTCCACATCTGTTGGTCAAAACCAAAGCAATAATGTAGGGCAAAACCGTGACGAAAGTATAGGAATGAACAGTAGCCAAAGCATCGGGATGAATTCAACACAGAGTGTTGGCGCAATAAAAATGACTTCAGTTGTTGGTGATGCGAGCGTATTTATCACCGGGAAACTGACGGAGATGATCGAGGGTGATGTGCATAGTGAGACGAAACAAGGAAAGACGGTTGTTAACAGTGAACAAGGCATTGAAACATCAACAAGTGGTCAAATAAAAAAGGACGCACAGGGAAATATCGATAACAGAAGTGGAGAAATTGGTAAATCACATTAA
- a CDS encoding DUF3289 family protein yields MSKESYIGGDYIETTGGSTKVYAQGNIENSSAKYFAQKGDETGVHYIKASKPEKCKEGEINVAKKLIGQAKRLPGFNYDGTVAEDMLFNDKPAKSRSITQDPVFKKNNATLGAYLDQLMTSLSIGQMETVALEMSARFQKGSGGTYKSDILNSEIANHGAFVIYHNEFLGKLQHELANHNYDVEKITPISMRLLNFSSFWDKVSGLGITIHQVWSVKAELIEYKYNKCSKVWTANLLYTFYDHFGLDWDDIVKHGKDRIPQYHTGDFFKAWYILQHYRNAKPFITEITRKVFIAGHSNHTLSNIYYYSPC; encoded by the coding sequence ATGAGCAAAGAATCTTATATCGGAGGTGATTACATCGAAACTACAGGTGGCTCTACAAAGGTATATGCGCAAGGAAACATTGAGAATTCTTCTGCTAAATACTTTGCCCAGAAGGGTGATGAAACTGGGGTTCATTATATTAAAGCTTCGAAACCAGAAAAATGTAAAGAAGGTGAAATCAACGTTGCAAAAAAACTAATTGGTCAAGCTAAAAGATTACCTGGCTTTAATTATGATGGAACAGTAGCAGAAGATATGCTTTTTAATGATAAGCCTGCAAAATCCAGATCAATCACACAAGACCCTGTTTTCAAAAAGAATAACGCAACATTAGGTGCCTATCTTGATCAACTTATGACTTCTTTATCAATAGGACAAATGGAAACGGTTGCCTTGGAGATGTCAGCCAGATTTCAAAAAGGTAGTGGTGGAACTTATAAGAGTGATATTTTAAACTCTGAAATAGCAAATCATGGAGCATTCGTTATTTATCATAATGAATTTTTGGGAAAGCTCCAACACGAATTAGCGAACCATAATTATGATGTAGAAAAAATAACGCCTATATCTATGAGGCTATTGAATTTTTCATCATTTTGGGATAAGGTGTCAGGACTAGGAATCACTATCCATCAAGTATGGAGCGTTAAGGCTGAGCTTATAGAATACAAATACAACAAATGCAGCAAAGTTTGGACAGCAAATTTGCTTTATACATTTTATGATCATTTCGGGCTGGACTGGGACGATATTGTAAAACATGGAAAAGACAGAATTCCACAATATCACACAGGGGATTTCTTTAAAGCGTGGTATATACTTCAACATTATCGAAATGCAAAGCCATTTATCACAGAGATAACACGTAAGGTATTTATAGCAGGACATTCAAACCATACATTATCAAATATTTATTATTATTCACCTTGTTAG
- a CDS encoding phage baseplate assembly protein V, translating into MGTCKRVAKFSEVGDQVMVNSQQSAAGSAGVEVFTVSGNTSIPFLYPGCVADINMRKPDSNKTSYFTRIMVTEATHQVDAIGNYKGTFKAIASDTGFIPRPEFTVPVAQPQIATVVSNSDPKGQGCVTVRFDWQLHDTTNFIRMMAPDAGGTDQVTQNRGYVAIPEVGDQVMVGFQFNHPDRPFVMGGMFHGGTALGGGSNNSVKSIMTRSGHKIIFTEDESIVITDKSGNEIHLDTTGSNINITAPETMTLNCKNMNINVTENMTSIIGQDQSTSVGANQSNMVGQNITESAGMNKTTSVGMLNMLSVGTDFITNVLGKMTEFIQGNKESHTENDRTRVASGKISVQSNDVYEQHSQKEVKNASGEQSKNH; encoded by the coding sequence TTGGGCACATGCAAAAGAGTAGCTAAATTCTCGGAGGTTGGCGACCAGGTGATGGTGAACTCCCAGCAGAGCGCCGCAGGAAGCGCGGGCGTGGAGGTCTTCACCGTTAGCGGCAACACCTCCATTCCTTTCCTCTACCCGGGCTGCGTGGCAGACATCAACATGCGCAAACCCGACAGCAACAAGACCTCCTACTTCACCCGGATCATGGTCACTGAAGCCACCCACCAGGTGGATGCCATAGGGAACTATAAGGGAACCTTTAAAGCGATTGCTTCCGACACCGGTTTTATCCCAAGGCCGGAATTTACAGTTCCGGTTGCACAACCACAGATTGCCACCGTAGTAAGCAACAGCGATCCGAAGGGACAGGGCTGCGTAACAGTGCGTTTCGACTGGCAGCTGCACGACACTACGAACTTCATCCGCATGATGGCTCCCGACGCCGGCGGTACCGACCAGGTGACGCAGAACCGCGGCTATGTAGCTATCCCCGAGGTCGGCGACCAGGTAATGGTGGGCTTCCAGTTCAACCATCCGGACCGACCGTTCGTGATGGGCGGGATGTTCCATGGTGGAACGGCGCTGGGTGGGGGAAGCAACAACTCCGTGAAGTCTATTATGACCAGAAGCGGGCACAAAATTATTTTTACCGAGGACGAAAGCATTGTCATCACGGACAAGAGTGGCAATGAAATCCATTTGGATACAACAGGAAGTAATATTAACATCACTGCTCCTGAAACCATGACGCTCAATTGCAAGAACATGAACATTAATGTCACGGAGAATATGACAAGCATCATTGGTCAGGACCAGAGTACATCTGTTGGAGCGAACCAAAGCAACATGGTTGGGCAAAATATCACAGAAAGTGCTGGCATGAACAAGACGACAAGCGTGGGAATGCTCAACATGCTTTCCGTGGGTACTGACTTTATTACCAATGTGTTAGGAAAAATGACGGAGTTTATACAGGGGAATAAGGAGAGCCATACAGAGAATGACAGGACGAGGGTTGCCAGCGGTAAAATAAGCGTTCAGAGTAACGATGTGTATGAACAGCATTCGCAAAAAGAAGTGAAGAATGCATCCGGTGAACAATCTAAAAATCATTAG
- a CDS encoding zinc metalloprotease, with amino-acid sequence MSRTRIIKGKLTEIVAKDYSIFSESNIVYNATETINAKGEEKGVSYGSPKSPPAPVTKAKCAIHFRPDNKYKDNPSFGFDWIKISDTGYPGDVWYLNHIGKYRDASDLSKLRQIYHKQNPGVFRKDLNEYNKICNTFEKLVLEAKRAAGSSNYIYYVPKMTLRKNTEANLILKIKIDQSPKELKFHYDKALFEISDYKNDEIQNKAKGNRTIPIKIKCKSVFNVKKDITILADQQVCGKINILPNNFSYNIKVVFVSITTKLEGKPKVGKVNSNEKVKLQQVLSHSYVKATIEEENLDLSGFFISNWFNWWYTQNGQIKTHELHKYLNDKIHSKNSKYTEYYKIYVFGDTSDGLNGIAEDVGHVKSAIVFPGRLTSDPSMGTSVHEILHAIGLHHTFDNNSKYTFERAVLDNVMDYSHWNSINRISTTHWQWKIIQSNLNSHKTAVK; translated from the coding sequence ATGAGCAGAACTAGAATAATCAAAGGAAAGCTAACCGAGATAGTTGCAAAAGATTACAGTATTTTTTCTGAAAGTAATATTGTTTATAATGCGACGGAAACCATAAATGCAAAAGGCGAAGAAAAAGGAGTTAGTTATGGATCTCCCAAAAGCCCTCCTGCTCCGGTCACAAAAGCAAAATGCGCAATACATTTTAGACCTGATAATAAATACAAAGACAATCCTTCATTTGGATTTGATTGGATAAAAATATCGGATACTGGGTATCCTGGCGATGTTTGGTATTTAAATCATATTGGTAAATATCGTGATGCCTCTGACTTATCAAAATTGCGACAAATTTATCACAAGCAAAATCCAGGAGTATTTCGAAAAGATTTAAATGAATATAATAAAATTTGCAATACTTTCGAAAAGCTAGTACTAGAGGCAAAGAGGGCTGCTGGTAGCAGTAATTATATTTACTATGTGCCTAAAATGACGCTGAGAAAAAATACTGAAGCGAATTTAATTTTAAAAATTAAAATTGATCAATCACCTAAAGAACTAAAGTTTCACTATGACAAAGCTCTATTTGAAATTAGTGATTATAAGAACGATGAAATTCAAAATAAAGCTAAAGGTAATAGAACAATACCAATTAAAATTAAATGCAAAAGTGTTTTTAATGTTAAAAAGGATATTACAATATTAGCTGACCAACAAGTTTGCGGTAAAATAAATATTTTACCAAATAATTTTTCTTATAATATAAAAGTTGTTTTTGTATCCATTACGACAAAACTTGAAGGTAAACCAAAGGTTGGAAAAGTAAATAGTAATGAAAAAGTAAAACTCCAACAAGTGCTTTCACACTCTTATGTAAAAGCTACTATAGAAGAGGAAAATTTGGATTTATCAGGTTTTTTCATTTCTAATTGGTTCAATTGGTGGTACACACAAAATGGGCAAATCAAGACTCATGAGCTACATAAATATTTAAATGATAAAATCCACTCAAAAAACAGCAAGTACACGGAATATTATAAAATTTATGTTTTCGGTGACACTTCAGATGGACTGAATGGCATTGCAGAAGATGTGGGTCATGTTAAAAGTGCAATCGTTTTTCCAGGTAGATTAACTAGTGACCCAAGCATGGGAACTTCCGTTCACGAAATCCTACATGCTATTGGCTTGCATCATACATTTGATAATAATTCAAAATATACATTTGAGAGAGCCGTGCTTGACAATGTTATGGATTATTCACATTGGAATAGTATTAACAGAATTTCTACAACTCATTGGCAATGGAAAATAATTCAAAGTAATCTGAATAGCCACAAAACAGCAGTAAAATAA
- a CDS encoding type VI secretion system Vgr family protein produces MASPIKNGARPVFKADRSSKSISDSQIFGINRLVKLNIVIEGRVISHFKQFSLSQHCATHHRFDLVLDHDTLGSAENHTLQNSNDFLGKRITVVQSYKGISDSPERTFVGVITKVGYVQEKGNLGNIVLSGYSPTVLLDGAPNIQSFGGEQPVNMSIIADQVIRQGIDTSKYDVRIDANDYSEIPYSAQYNETHYNYLARMAEAYGEQFYYDGEVLHFGTLPPQNEPLELIYASNVSDIRVEMNAVHTKPEFYGYNSSQNAPLTSGETPVRHVGDLAKTAYSHNKNIYKTRALQVAPIKAQTDKDVVNSQKSTAGSAGVEVFTVSGNTSIPFLYPGCVADLQMRKPDSNETSYFTKIMVIDATHDVDAIGNYKGTFKAIASDTGFIPRPEFTVPVAQPQIATVVSNSDPKGQGCVTVRFDWQLHDTTNFIRMMAPDAGGTDQVTQNRGYVAIPEVGDQVMVGFQFNHPDRPFVMGGMFHGGTALGGGSNNSVKSIMTRSGHKIIFTEDESIIITDKSGNEIHLDTTGSNINITAPETMTLNCKNMFINVGENMSTSVGHNQSNNVGQNRDESIGMNSSQSIGMNSTQSVGAMKMTSVVGDASVFITGKLTEMIEGDVHSETKQGKTVVNSESGVETSSGSTIFQHAKTEVQNNSGEKSKNY; encoded by the coding sequence ATGGCTTCCCCGATAAAAAATGGAGCCCGCCCTGTCTTTAAGGCAGACCGGAGCTCGAAATCCATCTCAGACAGTCAGATATTCGGCATCAACAGGCTGGTGAAATTAAATATTGTGATTGAGGGCAGGGTGATATCCCACTTCAAACAGTTCTCGCTTTCCCAGCACTGCGCCACGCACCACCGCTTCGATCTTGTGCTGGACCACGACACGCTGGGAAGCGCCGAAAACCACACGCTGCAAAACTCGAACGACTTTCTGGGTAAGAGGATTACCGTAGTACAGAGTTATAAAGGGATCAGCGACAGCCCGGAGCGCACCTTTGTCGGGGTTATCACCAAGGTTGGATACGTTCAGGAAAAAGGAAATCTTGGCAACATCGTGCTTTCAGGATACAGCCCTACCGTTTTATTAGACGGCGCCCCCAATATCCAGAGCTTCGGCGGCGAGCAGCCGGTAAACATGAGCATTATTGCAGACCAAGTAATAAGGCAGGGAATTGATACCTCCAAATATGATGTCCGCATCGATGCTAACGACTACTCCGAAATTCCCTACTCCGCCCAGTACAACGAGACCCACTACAACTACCTCGCCAGAATGGCGGAAGCTTACGGCGAGCAGTTCTATTACGATGGCGAAGTGCTCCACTTCGGTACGCTGCCTCCACAGAACGAACCCCTGGAACTGATTTACGCCAGCAATGTGAGCGACATCCGTGTAGAGATGAACGCTGTACACACCAAACCGGAATTCTATGGGTACAACAGCAGCCAGAACGCTCCACTTACTTCGGGAGAGACCCCTGTAAGGCATGTGGGCGATTTGGCAAAGACAGCCTACAGCCATAATAAAAATATCTACAAGACCAGAGCACTACAGGTCGCGCCCATTAAGGCACAGACCGACAAGGATGTGGTAAACTCCCAAAAAAGCACGGCAGGAAGTGCGGGCGTAGAAGTCTTCACCGTGAGCGGCAACACTTCCATACCATTCCTTTATCCGGGGTGCGTGGCAGATCTGCAGATGCGCAAGCCGGACAGCAACGAGACCTCCTATTTTACCAAAATTATGGTTATTGATGCCACCCACGATGTGGATGCCATAGGGAACTACAAGGGAACCTTTAAAGCGATTGCTTCCGACACCGGTTTTATCCCAAGGCCGGAATTTACGGTTCCGGTTGCACAACCACAGATTGCCACCGTAGTAAGCAACAGCGATCCGAAGGGACAGGGCTGCGTAACAGTGCGTTTCGACTGGCAGCTGCACGACACTACGAACTTCATCCGCATGATGGCTCCCGACGCCGGCGGTACCGATCAGGTAACCCAAAACCGAGGATACGTAGCTATCCCCGAGGTCGGCGACCAGGTAATGGTGGGCTTCCAGTTCAACCATCCGGACCGACCGTTCGTGATGGGCGGGATGTTCCATGGCGGAACGGCGCTGGGTGGGGGAAGCAACAACTCCGTGAAGTCTATTATGACCAGAAGCGGCCACAAAATTATTTTTACCGAGGACGAAAGCATTATCATCACGGACAAATCTGGCAACGAGATACATCTGGATACTACGGGAAGCAACATCAATATAACCGCTCCAGAGACGATGACCTTAAACTGCAAGAATATGTTCATCAATGTGGGTGAGAATATGTCCACATCTGTTGGGCATAACCAAAGCAACAACGTAGGGCAAAACCGTGATGAAAGCATCGGAATGAACAGCAGCCAAAGCATCGGGATGAACTCCACGCAAAGTGTAGGCGCCATGAAGATGACATCGGTGGTAGGCGATGCAAGTGTCTTCATTACCGGAAAACTGACGGAGATGATTGAGGGGGATGTGCATAGTGAAACGAAACAGGGAAAAACAGTTGTGAATAGTGAAAGTGGAGTTGAAACAAGTTCAGGATCTACAATTTTTCAACATGCAAAGACTGAGGTTCAGAATAACAGCGGAGAAAAAAGTAAAAATTACTAA
- the tssD gene encoding type VI secretion system tube protein TssD, with amino-acid sequence MANNARAVLKFNGGTEQKVMKLNYSVSRNTDVSGRVASDPSNALIKISVEATEDSGILESLLNGKYKPTTGEVTFNKSHEEGTLTTLKWNNGYVINHEVEYDALNNDNMFITFVVSAELIDYGNASYDGIWPVK; translated from the coding sequence ATGGCAAACAATGCAAGAGCCGTCCTAAAATTCAACGGCGGAACAGAACAAAAAGTAATGAAGCTGAACTACAGCGTATCGAGAAACACAGACGTATCCGGGAGAGTAGCTTCGGATCCTTCCAACGCGCTGATCAAAATCTCTGTGGAGGCTACAGAAGATTCAGGAATCCTGGAAAGCCTTCTGAACGGCAAATACAAGCCAACAACCGGTGAAGTAACCTTCAACAAGTCCCACGAAGAGGGAACGCTTACTACCCTGAAGTGGAACAACGGCTACGTAATCAACCACGAAGTAGAATACGACGCCCTGAACAACGACAACATGTTCATCACCTTTGTTGTAAGCGCAGAACTTATCGATTACGGTAATGCTTCTTACGATGGAATCTGGCCAGTAAAATAG
- a CDS encoding DUF3828 domain-containing protein, with the protein MIYDFYKEYFANGKNSEQILEKYTTKQLRQILNAYTSDGENLVLDYDPFIDGQDYDEETLIKTLKVKPLGGNLYQADFCLFPDKNSHDNHRTVTYKLVPEDGKMKIAEIPSDAVLKDLKYIDNNPQNNRAAIAAAIRFGKWYLHNRSNFFDTVRGGVSEPSENPANYYVDFAKVDKEIAFLRRINLFTENFLKNYYENYKIGEENFRKHPTNDGTPEGFDADYFFRTQEDFEPDLKKIDKIQFQAIPFNNNQIFLKFRLPTTGIDYLWTMKNENGWKIDQVNREDN; encoded by the coding sequence ATTATTTATGATTTTTACAAAGAATATTTTGCAAATGGTAAAAATTCAGAACAAATACTTGAGAAATACACCACCAAACAGTTGCGGCAAATTCTGAACGCTTACACTTCTGATGGCGAGAATCTTGTACTGGATTATGATCCGTTTATCGATGGGCAGGATTATGATGAAGAAACTTTAATTAAAACTTTAAAAGTAAAACCATTAGGCGGAAATCTGTATCAGGCAGATTTCTGCCTGTTTCCCGATAAAAATTCCCACGACAATCACCGAACAGTCACTTACAAACTGGTTCCCGAAGACGGTAAAATGAAAATCGCAGAAATTCCTAGTGATGCTGTTCTGAAAGATCTAAAATATATCGATAATAATCCGCAGAATAATCGAGCTGCTATAGCCGCAGCCATAAGATTTGGCAAATGGTATCTTCATAACCGCAGTAATTTTTTTGATACCGTGCGCGGCGGAGTGTCGGAACCTTCTGAAAATCCTGCAAATTATTACGTAGATTTTGCCAAGGTCGATAAAGAAATCGCTTTCCTTCGCCGCATCAATTTGTTTACCGAAAACTTTCTTAAGAATTATTATGAAAACTATAAAATCGGCGAAGAAAATTTCAGGAAACACCCTACCAATGATGGTACGCCGGAAGGTTTTGATGCTGATTACTTTTTCAGGACACAGGAAGATTTTGAACCTGACTTAAAAAAAATTGACAAAATTCAATTTCAGGCAATACCTTTTAACAATAACCAAATTTTTCTGAAATTCCGTTTGCCAACGACAGGAATCGATTATCTGTGGACGATGAAAAACGAAAACGGCTGGAAAATTGATCAGGTCAACAGGGAAGATAATTGA
- a CDS encoding transposase encodes MSQRRKFNSQFKFKVVVEALSERLPLHELAKKHDLHPNQITTWKKEFLKNGAEIFGKEKASEEKKEDVESLYKVIGQQKMEIDFLKKALS; translated from the coding sequence ATGTCACAGAGAAGAAAATTCAATTCGCAGTTTAAGTTCAAGGTTGTCGTAGAAGCCTTGTCGGAGCGTCTTCCACTGCACGAACTTGCCAAAAAGCACGATTTGCATCCCAATCAGATTACAACCTGGAAAAAGGAGTTCCTCAAGAACGGAGCGGAGATTTTCGGTAAGGAGAAGGCTTCAGAAGAGAAAAAAGAAGATGTAGAATCGCTTTACAAAGTGATCGGCCAGCAGAAAATGGAGATTGATTTTTTAAAAAAAGCCTTGTCATGA
- a CDS encoding IS3 family transposase — protein sequence MKQSVSERKTHIGKGEKISVKKQCELLQISRSSHYYKKVPESDLNLKLMEMIDREFMEHPWKGVPRMVQWLNKDCGLLVNKKRVERLYRLMGISASAPGPSTSKKGKGKKHKIFPYLLKNLPITHPNQVWAMDITYIPVRGGYLYLVAIIDLYSRYVVGWSLSNTMTAEWCRDVLDEAIETYGKPEIINTDQGSQFTSDLFTEYVKSHKTIRQSMDGKGRALDNIFVERLWRSVKYENVYLYAYQDGKECYIGLNKYFAYYNHSRRHQSLGYEVPAQMFNQKEKKAA from the coding sequence ATGAAGCAGAGTGTCTCGGAAAGAAAAACACACATCGGCAAGGGGGAAAAAATCAGCGTAAAGAAGCAGTGCGAACTTTTACAGATCTCTCGCAGCAGCCATTATTACAAAAAAGTTCCGGAGAGCGATTTGAACCTGAAGCTGATGGAGATGATAGACAGGGAGTTTATGGAACATCCCTGGAAGGGCGTTCCCAGAATGGTGCAGTGGCTCAATAAAGATTGTGGGCTTTTAGTCAATAAAAAGCGTGTGGAGCGGCTTTACCGACTGATGGGCATCAGCGCTTCTGCTCCCGGACCCAGCACCAGCAAAAAAGGGAAGGGAAAAAAGCATAAAATTTTTCCGTATTTGCTGAAGAACCTGCCCATAACCCATCCCAACCAGGTTTGGGCGATGGACATCACCTATATCCCGGTAAGGGGCGGATACCTGTATCTTGTTGCCATCATCGATCTCTACAGCCGCTATGTGGTGGGCTGGAGCCTGAGCAACACGATGACCGCGGAGTGGTGCCGCGATGTTCTGGATGAAGCCATCGAAACCTACGGAAAGCCTGAAATCATTAATACCGATCAGGGAAGCCAGTTCACTTCAGACTTGTTTACCGAATATGTGAAATCCCACAAAACCATCCGCCAGAGTATGGATGGCAAAGGCCGGGCACTGGACAATATCTTTGTCGAGAGGCTCTGGCGAAGCGTAAAATATGAAAATGTTTATCTTTATGCCTATCAAGACGGAAAAGAGTGCTATATTGGTTTGAACAAGTATTTTGCCTACTACAACCACAGCAGGAGACACCAAAGCTTAGGTTACGAAGTTCCTGCACAAATGTTTAACCAAAAGGAGAAAAAAGCAGCATAA
- a CDS encoding DUF6688 family protein: MKPILIGKRHGRAIIVNRQLQIANAFEEMISDVSPKIHSVIRRNYDRYGYNLSLKINTEKRSNLTYLLIKHLEWLFLLFLYLCCEKPEKKIKNQYV, encoded by the coding sequence GTGAAACCGATACTGATTGGCAAACGCCATGGCAGAGCTATCATTGTGAACCGCCAACTGCAGATTGCCAACGCTTTTGAAGAAATGATCAGCGATGTTTCGCCCAAAATTCACAGCGTTATACGCAGAAATTACGACAGATACGGCTACAATCTTTCGCTGAAAATTAATACGGAAAAACGAAGCAACCTGACTTATCTCCTGATAAAACATTTGGAATGGCTCTTTCTGCTTTTTCTTTATCTATGCTGCGAAAAACCAGAAAAGAAGATTAAAAACCAGTATGTTTAA
- a CDS encoding DUF6688 domain-containing protein — protein sequence MILLLFIVILLFLLFAAIVFHKKDKPWLEILLFVLYFFSILMFSFGLAWHKYDYTVAIDPVDDCYTPFSRTHSLTLLMYFILYHVSLGMIWIRGRKLPPLLLVLFLIFIIIGLGINFANIVQFSVHKDVPYEFHSARDDVWILFFPATIFSIIIAFLMISKIIREEKDLSEERHFRNRFLEKCNRFLSEKYSPLSWAFIFLLPVFVVVTIILILLGQDYGSLVKVYTETTTWVFSQK from the coding sequence ATGATATTACTTCTCTTCATCGTGATCCTGTTGTTTTTGCTCTTCGCAGCAATTGTTTTCCATAAAAAAGATAAACCGTGGCTGGAAATTCTGTTGTTTGTGTTATACTTTTTTTCAATTCTGATGTTTTCATTCGGATTGGCTTGGCATAAATACGATTATACTGTGGCGATAGATCCTGTTGATGACTGCTATACGCCATTCAGCCGAACGCATTCGCTGACGTTACTAATGTATTTTATATTGTACCATGTTTCGCTGGGAATGATATGGATTCGCGGACGGAAACTTCCTCCGCTTCTGTTGGTGCTCTTCCTTATTTTTATCATCATTGGTCTTGGGATCAATTTTGCCAATATTGTCCAGTTTTCCGTTCATAAAGATGTTCCTTATGAATTCCACTCCGCGCGCGACGATGTTTGGATCTTGTTTTTTCCTGCCACCATTTTCAGTATTATTATTGCTTTTTTGATGATTTCAAAAATAATCAGGGAAGAAAAGGATCTCTCCGAAGAGCGGCATTTCCGTAATCGTTTTCTGGAAAAATGCAACCGGTTTTTGTCTGAGAAATATTCGCCGCTGTCGTGGGCGTTTATATTTTTATTACCGGTTTTTGTTGTGGTCACGATTATTCTGATTCTTCTTGGGCAGGATTACGGTTCGCTTGTAAAGGTGTACACGGAAACCACGACCTGGGTGTTTTCGCAGAAATAG